In the Arthrobacter zhaoxinii genome, one interval contains:
- a CDS encoding APC family permease — translation MADIKAETVQPELKRVMGTKLLLLFIVGDILGTGVYALTGQVAGEIGGAAWAPILLAFAVATITALSYLELVTKYPQAAGAALYTHKAFGVHFLTFLVTFGVLCSGITSASTASKFLAENFIVGFQLEWGQTGVTWIAVIFVLLLAAVNLRGAAESVKFNIVLTAIELTGLLIVIAIGFWAMSQGNADFSRVVVFETETGKSVFLALTGATALAFFSMVGFEDSVNMAEETRDPSRIFPKVMLTGLTITVSVYLLVSIAAVAVVPVGQLSESATPLLEVVRAGAPNLPVDVIYPFLSIFAVANTALINMLMASRLLYGMAKQDVLPRGLSAVLPGRRTPWASIAFTTAIAVGLIIVVTNFMGRETVTALGGTTALLLLAVFTVVNIACIVLRRTPVDRPHFRSPGIMPFIGAGTCAFLLGPWAQDAIEYRIAGLLLLLGLVLWVLTWIWNRAVKARRTRFSDPSQLS, via the coding sequence ATGGCTGACATCAAAGCGGAAACCGTCCAGCCCGAGCTCAAGCGGGTCATGGGCACCAAGCTGCTGCTGCTCTTTATCGTCGGCGACATCCTGGGCACCGGCGTCTACGCCCTGACCGGACAGGTGGCCGGCGAAATCGGCGGCGCCGCCTGGGCGCCCATCCTGCTCGCCTTCGCGGTGGCCACCATTACTGCTCTGTCCTATCTGGAACTGGTGACGAAGTATCCGCAGGCGGCCGGTGCCGCCCTGTACACGCATAAGGCCTTCGGCGTGCATTTCCTGACCTTCCTCGTGACCTTCGGGGTGCTGTGCTCCGGGATAACGTCCGCTTCGACGGCCTCGAAATTCCTCGCCGAGAACTTTATTGTCGGGTTTCAGCTTGAGTGGGGACAGACCGGAGTCACCTGGATCGCGGTGATCTTCGTGCTGCTGCTCGCTGCCGTCAATCTCAGGGGCGCAGCGGAAAGCGTGAAGTTCAACATTGTGCTGACCGCCATCGAGCTGACCGGCCTCCTGATCGTGATAGCCATCGGGTTCTGGGCCATGAGCCAGGGCAACGCGGACTTTTCCCGTGTGGTGGTGTTTGAAACCGAAACGGGCAAAAGCGTGTTCCTCGCCCTCACCGGTGCCACCGCCCTGGCCTTCTTCTCCATGGTCGGCTTCGAGGACTCGGTGAACATGGCGGAGGAAACCCGTGACCCGTCGAGGATCTTCCCGAAGGTGATGCTCACCGGCCTGACCATTACGGTCTCGGTCTATCTGCTGGTGTCCATCGCCGCCGTCGCCGTGGTGCCGGTGGGGCAGCTGTCCGAATCCGCCACCCCGCTGCTGGAGGTGGTGCGGGCCGGTGCCCCCAACCTCCCCGTGGACGTTATTTATCCGTTCCTGTCCATCTTTGCCGTCGCCAACACCGCCCTGATCAACATGCTGATGGCCAGCCGGCTGCTCTACGGCATGGCAAAACAGGATGTCCTGCCCCGCGGGCTGTCGGCGGTCCTGCCCGGACGCCGCACCCCCTGGGCGTCCATTGCGTTTACGACGGCGATCGCGGTGGGCCTGATCATCGTGGTCACCAACTTCATGGGCCGGGAAACGGTGACGGCACTCGGCGGGACCACCGCACTGCTGCTGCTGGCCGTCTTCACCGTGGTGAACATCGCGTGCATCGTCCTGCGCCGAACGCCGGTTGACCGGCCGCACTTCCGCTCCCCCGGCATCATGCCCTTCATCGGTGCCGGAACCTGCGCCTTCCTGCTCGGCCCGTGGGCGCAGGACGCCATTGAGTACCGGATCGCCGGGCTGCTGCTGCTGCTCGGGCTGGTCCTGTGGGTGCTCACCTGGATCTGGAACCGGGCAGTGAAAGCACGCAGGACCCGTTTCAGCGACCCCTCGCAGCTGAGCTGA
- a CDS encoding hemolysin family protein, which translates to MDGSGVFNLLLVVFFILLGGIFAGAEMALVSLRESQISGIERSGKQGRRTAHLARNPNLFLSAIQIGVTLTGFFSAAYGASALAPALVPLLRQWGLPRSTAEATAFILLTLAVAYLSLVFSELVPKRLAMQNAVLYARILSPALNLFAVLMRPVIRLLSFSTDTVVRLLGGNPKVKTVPVSSQELWDMVAASPMLAEDSRRILSDVFGAGTRLVQEVMRPRTEVVFVRADLPLEEARCRVRHQPYSRYPVTGTSVDDILGFIHVRDLMPDPDAPEPDQRSVADILRPILFVPGTAAVLPSLGRMRRGNSHIAIVADEYGGTDGIVTLEDLVEELVGEIYDEYDTGQDPEDRYRREKGQLVVDGALILQEFERLTGFGLPEGQYETVAGYILDRLGRMARPGDTVQAPGCRLEVLGVRRRRIGAVRVIPEAPA; encoded by the coding sequence ATGGACGGCAGCGGCGTCTTTAATCTCCTGCTCGTGGTTTTCTTCATTCTGCTGGGCGGAATCTTCGCCGGCGCGGAAATGGCACTGGTGTCCCTCCGTGAGAGCCAGATCAGCGGCATCGAACGGAGCGGGAAGCAGGGCAGGCGCACCGCGCACCTGGCCCGCAACCCCAACCTGTTCCTGTCGGCGATCCAGATCGGCGTGACCCTCACCGGTTTCTTCTCCGCTGCCTACGGTGCCTCGGCCCTGGCCCCGGCGTTGGTTCCCCTGCTCCGGCAGTGGGGGCTGCCCCGGTCCACGGCGGAAGCGACGGCGTTCATCCTGCTGACCCTCGCCGTGGCCTACCTGTCCCTGGTGTTCTCGGAACTGGTGCCCAAGCGGCTGGCCATGCAGAATGCCGTCCTCTACGCCCGCATCCTCTCCCCCGCCCTGAACCTGTTCGCGGTGCTGATGCGCCCCGTTATCCGGCTCCTGTCCTTCTCGACCGACACCGTGGTGCGTCTGCTGGGCGGTAATCCGAAGGTGAAGACCGTGCCGGTGAGCAGCCAGGAACTCTGGGACATGGTGGCGGCCAGCCCCATGCTGGCCGAAGACAGCCGGCGGATCCTCTCAGACGTCTTCGGAGCAGGCACAAGGCTGGTCCAGGAGGTGATGCGGCCCCGGACCGAAGTGGTGTTTGTCCGTGCGGACCTTCCCCTGGAAGAAGCCCGGTGCCGGGTGCGGCACCAGCCCTATTCCCGGTATCCGGTGACCGGCACCTCAGTGGACGACATTCTCGGGTTCATCCACGTACGGGATCTGATGCCGGATCCGGACGCCCCGGAGCCGGACCAGCGCAGTGTGGCAGACATCCTGCGCCCGATTCTGTTTGTGCCGGGGACCGCCGCCGTCCTGCCGTCACTGGGCCGCATGCGCCGCGGAAACAGCCACATTGCGATTGTGGCGGACGAATACGGCGGGACGGACGGCATTGTCACGCTGGAAGACCTGGTGGAGGAACTCGTCGGCGAGATCTACGACGAATACGACACCGGGCAGGACCCCGAAGACCGCTACCGCAGGGAAAAGGGACAGCTGGTGGTGGACGGCGCACTGATCCTGCAGGAATTCGAACGGCTGACCGGGTTCGGGCTGCCCGAGGGCCAGTACGAGACGGTCGCCGGGTACATCCTGGACCGTCTGGGCCGCATGGCACGGCCCGGCGACACGGTGCAGGCCCCGGGATGCAGGCTGGAGGTCCTGGGCGTGCGGCGCCGGCGGATCGGCGCCGTCCGGGTGATTCCCGAGGCGCCTGCGTAG
- a CDS encoding M20/M25/M40 family metallo-hydrolase, whose translation MPTDVRAEQPRAEDEVARICQELIRFDTSNFGDNSGPGERAAAEYTAGLIEEAGLSADLFESAPGRASVVTRMEGTDSSLPALVVHGHLDVVPAQKADWTVDPFSGEERDGLIWGRGAVDMKDMDAMILSVMRSMAATGTRPRRDIVFAFFADEEAGGDYGARWAVEHRPELFDGATEAISEVGGFSATIGGKRTYLLQTAEKGISWLRLVAHGRAGHGSQINTDNAVTRLARAVANIGSHPWPIELTDTTRAFLDGVTELTGVEFDPDNPDRILAELGTVARFVGATLQNTSNPTVLKAGYKHNVIPGTAEALIDARTLPGQEEQVLATIRELAGEGIDISYEHQDVSLEVPFKGNLVDSMISALQAEDPGAPVLPYTLSGGTDNKSLSRLGITGYGFAPLRLPEDLDFTGMFHGVDERVPVDSLKFGTRVLSRLLTDY comes from the coding sequence ATGCCCACAGACGTCCGTGCCGAGCAGCCCCGCGCCGAAGATGAGGTGGCCCGGATCTGCCAGGAGCTCATCCGCTTTGACACCTCCAACTTCGGCGACAACTCCGGTCCGGGGGAGCGTGCGGCTGCCGAGTACACCGCCGGGCTGATCGAAGAAGCCGGGCTGTCCGCCGACCTCTTTGAGTCGGCCCCGGGACGCGCGTCCGTGGTGACCCGGATGGAGGGCACCGATTCCTCCCTGCCCGCCCTCGTGGTCCACGGCCACCTCGACGTTGTGCCGGCCCAGAAAGCGGACTGGACGGTGGACCCGTTCAGCGGCGAGGAACGGGACGGGCTGATCTGGGGCCGCGGCGCCGTGGACATGAAGGACATGGACGCCATGATCCTGTCCGTGATGCGCTCCATGGCGGCCACCGGAACCCGGCCCCGCCGGGACATTGTCTTTGCGTTCTTCGCCGATGAGGAAGCGGGCGGCGACTACGGTGCCCGCTGGGCCGTGGAACACCGTCCGGAACTGTTCGACGGCGCCACCGAGGCCATCTCCGAGGTCGGCGGCTTCTCGGCCACCATCGGCGGAAAGCGGACGTATCTGCTGCAGACTGCGGAAAAGGGCATCTCCTGGCTGCGGCTGGTCGCGCACGGCCGTGCCGGGCACGGCTCACAGATCAACACCGACAACGCCGTCACCCGGCTGGCCCGCGCCGTCGCCAACATCGGCAGCCACCCCTGGCCCATCGAACTGACGGACACCACCCGTGCCTTCCTGGACGGCGTCACCGAACTGACCGGCGTCGAGTTTGATCCGGACAACCCGGACCGGATCCTCGCCGAACTGGGCACCGTGGCCCGGTTTGTGGGCGCGACCCTGCAGAACACCTCCAACCCCACGGTGCTGAAGGCCGGCTACAAGCACAACGTCATCCCCGGCACCGCCGAGGCCCTGATCGATGCCCGCACCCTGCCCGGGCAGGAGGAGCAGGTCCTGGCCACCATCCGCGAACTTGCCGGCGAAGGCATCGACATCAGCTACGAACACCAGGACGTGTCCCTCGAAGTACCGTTCAAGGGCAACCTGGTCGACTCGATGATCTCCGCCCTGCAGGCCGAGGATCCGGGGGCACCGGTGCTGCCGTACACGCTTTCGGGCGGTACGGACAACAAATCCCTCAGCCGGCTGGGCATCACCGGGTACGGCTTTGCCCCGCTGCGCCTGCCGGAAGACCTGGACTTCACCGGCATGTTCCACGGTGTGGATGAACGCGTTCCGGTGGACTCCCTGAAGTTCGGCACCCGGGTCCTCTCCCGCCTCCTGACCGACTACTGA
- a CDS encoding acyl-CoA dehydrogenase family protein, whose translation MPATDVLSPELLERLRSRAAGYDETNSFFTEDLADLRAAGYLALFTSRDGGGAGMGIPDVVACQRLLASAAPATALAVNMHLVWCGVAHLLALKGDESLDFILREAAAGELFAFGVSEPANPAVLFDSHTEARPTGDGGYAFTGTKIFTSLSPAWTRLGIFGKDSSDPEEPRLVFGFAERGTEGITIADDWNTMGMRASQSCTTRLAGAVVPAPRMVRTTPVGPHRDPFVFGIFALFETLLSAVYTGIADRAVDLAVETARGRSSREGVPASADPATRWKIAEAALRMDGIRLQLGAVARDLEDGTDHGSYWFPLLSGLKYRSTETARGVVETAVRVAGGRSYFRGAELERLYRDVLAGMFHPSSEDSVHGSVANALLGPVE comes from the coding sequence GTGCCGGCCACCGATGTCCTTTCCCCGGAGCTGCTGGAACGCCTGCGCTCCCGTGCCGCGGGCTACGACGAGACCAACAGCTTCTTTACGGAGGACCTGGCAGACCTGCGCGCGGCCGGTTACCTCGCCCTGTTCACCTCCCGTGACGGAGGCGGAGCCGGGATGGGCATTCCGGACGTCGTTGCCTGCCAGCGGCTGCTGGCCTCGGCCGCTCCGGCGACCGCGCTGGCCGTGAACATGCACCTGGTCTGGTGCGGGGTGGCCCACCTGCTGGCGCTGAAGGGGGATGAGTCGCTGGACTTCATCCTGCGCGAGGCGGCGGCGGGGGAGTTGTTTGCCTTCGGAGTGTCCGAGCCTGCGAACCCGGCCGTGCTTTTCGATTCCCATACCGAGGCCCGTCCGACGGGCGACGGCGGGTATGCCTTCACCGGCACCAAGATCTTTACCAGCCTGTCCCCGGCGTGGACGCGGCTGGGCATCTTCGGAAAGGACTCCTCGGATCCGGAGGAGCCGCGGCTGGTTTTCGGGTTCGCCGAACGAGGCACGGAGGGCATCACCATTGCCGATGACTGGAACACGATGGGCATGCGGGCCAGCCAGTCCTGCACCACCCGTCTGGCCGGCGCCGTGGTGCCGGCACCGCGGATGGTCCGCACGACGCCGGTGGGCCCGCACCGGGATCCCTTTGTCTTCGGGATCTTCGCCCTGTTTGAAACCCTGCTGTCCGCGGTCTACACGGGCATCGCGGACCGGGCCGTGGACCTGGCGGTCGAGACCGCCCGGGGACGTTCTTCACGTGAGGGCGTTCCGGCGTCGGCGGACCCCGCTACCCGCTGGAAGATAGCTGAAGCCGCCCTGCGGATGGACGGCATCCGGCTGCAGCTCGGCGCCGTGGCACGGGACCTTGAGGACGGCACGGATCACGGCAGCTACTGGTTCCCGCTGCTTTCGGGCCTGAAATACCGCAGCACCGAAACGGCCCGCGGCGTGGTGGAAACCGCCGTCCGGGTTGCGGGCGGCCGCAGCTATTTCCGGGGTGCGGAGCTGGAACGGCTCTACCGCGACGTCCTCGCCGGAATGTTCCACCCCTCGAGCGAGGATTCGGTGCACGGGAGCGTGGCCAACGCGCTTCTGGGTCCGGTGGAGTAG
- a CDS encoding DUF5703 family protein has product MREQILAPDVSRRRDNSRDYEYLVVSVDPNESLPDARRRLVEHAEYGKWELHRSRIYSGGGRRFWLRRRVLRVQRTP; this is encoded by the coding sequence ATGCGCGAACAAATTCTTGCACCTGATGTCTCCCGCCGCCGCGATAATTCCCGGGACTACGAGTACCTGGTGGTGTCGGTGGATCCGAACGAATCACTGCCCGACGCCAGGCGCCGCCTGGTCGAGCACGCCGAATACGGCAAATGGGAACTGCACCGCAGCCGGATCTACAGCGGCGGCGGCCGGCGGTTCTGGCTGCGCCGCAGGGTGCTGCGCGTCCAGCGGACCCCGTAG
- a CDS encoding undecaprenyl-diphosphate phosphatase translates to MNWFEAIFLGLIQGLTEFLPISSSAHLRIVGELLPGAQDPGAAFTAITQLGTETAVAVYFWKDIVRIVKSWFGSLFGRVPRSDPDARMGWLIIIGSLPIVVLGLLFQDQIESTFRSLWIVATMLIVFGIILAVADAVGRQQRTLDKLTYRHGILYGFAQALALIPGVSRSGGTITAGLFMGYTREAAARYAFLLAIPAVFGSGLFQLVKSLDEPMPYTGLQTGAATVVAFVVGFVIIGWFLRYVSTRSYRLFVWYRILLGVCIYLLLGFGVLTA, encoded by the coding sequence GTGAATTGGTTTGAAGCGATCTTCCTTGGCCTGATCCAGGGCCTGACAGAGTTCCTCCCCATCTCCTCCAGCGCACACCTGCGCATTGTGGGGGAGCTGCTGCCCGGAGCCCAGGATCCGGGGGCGGCGTTTACCGCCATCACCCAGCTGGGCACCGAAACCGCCGTCGCTGTGTACTTCTGGAAGGACATTGTCCGGATCGTGAAGTCATGGTTCGGCTCCCTCTTCGGCCGCGTGCCGCGCAGCGATCCGGATGCCCGCATGGGCTGGCTGATCATCATCGGCAGCCTTCCCATAGTGGTGCTGGGCCTCCTGTTCCAGGACCAGATCGAAAGCACCTTCCGCAGCCTGTGGATTGTCGCCACCATGCTGATTGTCTTCGGCATCATCCTGGCGGTGGCCGACGCCGTCGGCCGCCAGCAGCGCACGCTGGATAAGCTCACCTACCGGCACGGCATCCTGTACGGCTTCGCCCAGGCACTGGCCCTCATACCGGGGGTTTCCCGTTCCGGCGGCACCATTACCGCCGGCCTGTTCATGGGTTACACCCGTGAGGCTGCGGCACGCTACGCCTTCCTGCTCGCCATTCCCGCCGTCTTCGGCAGCGGACTGTTCCAGCTGGTGAAGTCGCTGGACGAGCCCATGCCCTACACCGGCCTGCAGACCGGCGCCGCCACCGTGGTTGCCTTCGTTGTGGGCTTCGTCATTATCGGCTGGTTCCTGCGCTACGTCTCGACCCGCAGCTACCGCCTCTTCGTCTGGTACCGCATCCTCCTGGGCGTCTGCATCTACCTCCTGCTGGGCTTCGGCGTCCTTACCGCCTAA
- the mshC gene encoding cysteine--1-D-myo-inosityl 2-amino-2-deoxy-alpha-D-glucopyranoside ligase, which produces MIAWKSSSLPSLPGTSDDVRLYDTAAQARVAVRPAGEASMYVCGITPYDATHMGHASTYVAFDLLNRQWRDAGHTVRYVQNVTDVDDPLLERANATGADWRELAREQTQLFRDDMEALNVLAPDHYIGAVEAVEWIVPVVEDLMDRGLAYRVPGTAGEPDGDLYFDVDAASRLADGDPDAWWLGQVSHLTREQMLPVFAERGGDPERPGKRNALDPLLWRVERTGEPSWDGGRLGTGRPGWHIECSVIAQRFLPRPFTVQAGGSDLVFPHHEMSAGHAFACEGTPLASHYAHAGMVGLDGAKMSKSLGNLVLVSRLRAEGVEPAAIRLVLLSHHYRTDWFWTSDQLRGAEERLVAWRRALQSTNDDAAAALLQQIRAALADDLDAPAALQAVDAWAGAAAAGGTPGTQTGAELVCAALNALLGVQL; this is translated from the coding sequence GTGATTGCCTGGAAATCTTCCTCCCTGCCCTCCCTGCCCGGCACGTCGGACGACGTCCGGCTCTATGACACCGCCGCGCAGGCGCGGGTGGCCGTGCGGCCCGCCGGCGAGGCGAGCATGTATGTCTGCGGGATCACCCCCTACGACGCCACACACATGGGCCACGCGTCCACCTACGTGGCGTTCGACCTGCTCAACCGCCAGTGGCGCGACGCCGGCCACACGGTCCGCTATGTCCAGAACGTCACCGATGTCGACGATCCGCTGCTCGAGCGCGCCAACGCCACCGGCGCGGACTGGCGCGAACTCGCCCGGGAGCAGACCCAGCTTTTCCGCGACGACATGGAAGCCCTCAACGTCCTGGCCCCGGACCACTACATCGGTGCGGTGGAGGCCGTGGAGTGGATTGTTCCGGTCGTCGAAGATCTCATGGACCGCGGCCTGGCCTACCGGGTTCCCGGTACCGCCGGTGAGCCCGACGGCGACCTCTACTTCGACGTCGACGCCGCCTCCCGGCTGGCCGACGGCGACCCCGATGCCTGGTGGCTGGGGCAGGTCTCGCACCTGACCCGCGAGCAGATGCTGCCGGTCTTTGCCGAACGCGGGGGAGACCCGGAGCGTCCCGGCAAGCGCAATGCTCTGGACCCGCTGCTGTGGCGCGTGGAGCGCACCGGCGAACCGTCCTGGGACGGCGGCCGGCTGGGAACCGGACGCCCGGGCTGGCACATTGAATGTTCAGTCATTGCCCAGCGTTTCCTGCCCCGTCCCTTCACTGTGCAGGCCGGCGGTTCGGACCTGGTCTTCCCGCACCACGAAATGAGCGCCGGGCACGCCTTTGCCTGCGAAGGCACCCCTCTGGCCTCGCACTACGCGCACGCCGGCATGGTGGGGCTGGACGGCGCCAAGATGAGCAAGTCGCTGGGCAACCTGGTCCTGGTCTCCCGGCTGCGTGCCGAGGGAGTCGAGCCGGCGGCCATCCGCCTGGTGCTGCTCTCCCACCACTACCGCACCGACTGGTTCTGGACCTCCGACCAGCTGCGCGGGGCCGAAGAACGCCTCGTCGCATGGCGGCGTGCCCTGCAGTCCACCAACGACGACGCCGCCGCCGCGCTCCTGCAGCAGATCCGCGCCGCGCTGGCCGATGACCTGGATGCCCCGGCCGCACTGCAGGCTGTGGACGCCTGGGCGGGCGCGGCAGCTGCCGGCGGAACGCCGGGAACCCAGACCGGAGCCGAACTCGTCTGCGCCGCTCTGAACGCGCTGCTCGGAGTCCAGCTCTAG
- a CDS encoding PAC2 family protein → MSNTEGFEATGLQDFFGDETSPERVTVMLAAFEGWNDAGEAASDALKFLSRHWDSEKIASIDADEYYDFQFTRPSIKRTASGGHRIKWPTTRISRAEVPDSNLDVIFVTGVEPSYKWRAYTAELIALAKELEVDCIVLAGALLADVPHSRPIPVSASCEEVDLQESLGLESSSYEGPIGIVGVVSEMAGLADIPSISLWAAVPHYVGQAPSPKAQLALLNRIEELLQAPLDTHLVTEEAEAWERGVDELATEDPEVAAYVRQLEEAKDTAELPEASGESIAREFERYLKRRRRD, encoded by the coding sequence GTGAGCAATACCGAAGGCTTTGAAGCCACAGGCCTCCAGGATTTTTTTGGCGACGAGACGTCCCCCGAGCGCGTCACGGTGATGCTGGCTGCGTTCGAAGGGTGGAACGACGCGGGTGAAGCAGCCTCCGATGCCCTGAAATTCCTGAGCCGGCACTGGGACAGCGAAAAGATAGCCAGTATCGACGCCGACGAGTACTACGATTTCCAGTTTACGAGACCGTCGATCAAGCGCACGGCCTCCGGCGGGCACCGGATCAAGTGGCCCACCACGCGGATTTCCCGGGCCGAGGTCCCGGACAGCAACCTGGACGTCATTTTCGTCACGGGCGTCGAGCCCTCGTACAAGTGGCGGGCCTACACCGCTGAACTCATTGCCCTGGCCAAGGAACTGGAGGTGGACTGCATTGTTCTTGCCGGCGCACTGCTCGCCGATGTTCCGCATTCGCGGCCCATTCCGGTGAGTGCGTCCTGCGAGGAAGTCGACCTGCAGGAAAGCCTGGGCCTTGAGTCTTCCTCCTATGAGGGGCCCATCGGCATTGTGGGAGTGGTGTCCGAGATGGCGGGACTGGCGGACATCCCTTCCATCTCGCTCTGGGCCGCGGTGCCGCACTACGTGGGGCAGGCGCCGTCGCCCAAGGCGCAGCTGGCCCTGTTGAACCGCATTGAGGAACTGCTGCAGGCTCCCCTGGATACGCATCTGGTGACTGAAGAGGCCGAGGCCTGGGAACGGGGCGTGGATGAGCTGGCCACCGAGGATCCGGAGGTTGCCGCCTACGTCCGCCAGCTCGAAGAAGCGAAGGATACGGCCGAGCTCCCCGAGGCCAGCGGGGAATCCATTGCCCGCGAATTTGAACGCTACCTGAAGCGCCGCCGCAGGGACTGA
- a CDS encoding HAD family hydrolase — protein sequence MPLNTADDSSRSQADAALQAVFWDMDGTIVDTEPYWIAAEKDLTASFGVDWTDAQAEAMVGQALEVSAGMLRQAGVDLGIRDIIDRLIGQVAAQVRREVPWRPGARELLTELQAAGIPCALVTMSEQVLAQEILRALPAGTFGVVVTGDMVGKGKPDPEPYQLAFDTLSRSVPGLDKARVVAIEDSLPGATSAQAAGLVTLTVPNFVPLPPGVFKHEWDSLAGRGVDSLHQLLPGSVLESVR from the coding sequence ATGCCCCTGAATACCGCAGATGATTCTTCCCGCAGCCAAGCCGACGCAGCACTGCAGGCCGTGTTCTGGGATATGGACGGCACCATCGTGGATACCGAGCCGTACTGGATCGCTGCCGAGAAGGACCTCACCGCATCTTTCGGCGTCGACTGGACGGACGCCCAGGCCGAAGCCATGGTCGGGCAGGCACTGGAAGTCAGTGCCGGGATGCTCCGGCAGGCCGGTGTGGATCTCGGAATCCGTGACATCATTGACCGGCTGATCGGTCAGGTGGCAGCGCAGGTCCGCCGCGAGGTGCCCTGGCGGCCGGGGGCCCGTGAACTCCTGACCGAACTGCAGGCCGCCGGTATTCCCTGCGCCCTGGTCACCATGTCGGAGCAGGTGCTGGCGCAGGAGATCCTCCGCGCCCTGCCGGCCGGGACCTTCGGCGTTGTGGTGACCGGCGATATGGTCGGCAAGGGCAAGCCGGACCCCGAGCCCTACCAGCTTGCCTTCGACACGCTTTCCCGCTCCGTTCCCGGCCTGGACAAGGCCCGGGTTGTCGCTATTGAAGATTCCCTGCCCGGTGCCACCTCCGCACAGGCGGCAGGACTGGTGACGCTGACGGTACCGAACTTCGTTCCGCTGCCCCCGGGGGTCTTCAAGCATGAATGGGATTCCCTGGCCGGACGCGGGGTGGACTCGCTGCACCAGCTGCTTCCCGGCTCCGTCCTGGAGTCCGTCAGGTGA
- a CDS encoding site-2 protease family protein — translation MSGTGPGTQRREGIPLGSIAGVPVILAYSWFLIAALIVAVFGPQVRDAFPRLGTGAYAVALGYAILLLLSVLAHEAAHALTARAYHWPTSKIVLTLWGGHTQFGDLRSTPGRSLLVALAGPAANFLLAAAGFGILQLLPDGGVAELVTFIFVSANVLIGVFNVLPGLPLDGGRLVESAVWKLTGSQERGTVAAGWAGRIIAVLLLAAVIVPPYLRGVAPSLSLVLLAALLCGFLWMGAGAAVSNARVRLRLPQVSAGALMEPAVSLPGGTPVSQALRLAREHPSATLVITAATGQPEALVDRGALASVPADQAELVPVSAAARPLAAGAYVPEAAAGSELVQYLAQLQGSEYAVIDRDGTVTGLLRQAAVVAAVTGKPARPGR, via the coding sequence GTGAGCGGTACCGGACCCGGCACGCAGCGCCGGGAAGGCATTCCGCTGGGAAGCATTGCCGGCGTCCCGGTAATCCTCGCCTATTCCTGGTTCCTCATTGCGGCGCTTATTGTGGCGGTATTCGGACCGCAGGTGCGGGATGCCTTCCCCCGCCTGGGTACCGGTGCCTATGCCGTTGCGCTGGGCTATGCGATCCTGCTGCTGCTCTCGGTCCTGGCACACGAGGCAGCGCATGCATTGACCGCGAGGGCCTACCACTGGCCCACCTCCAAGATCGTGCTCACGCTGTGGGGCGGGCACACCCAGTTCGGTGACCTGCGCTCCACTCCGGGCCGCTCACTGCTCGTTGCCCTGGCCGGCCCGGCAGCCAACTTCCTACTGGCCGCAGCCGGATTCGGCATCCTGCAGCTCCTCCCGGACGGCGGAGTGGCAGAGCTGGTCACCTTCATTTTTGTATCCGCCAACGTACTGATCGGCGTTTTCAATGTCCTGCCCGGACTTCCGCTGGACGGCGGACGCCTGGTGGAAAGCGCGGTCTGGAAGCTCACCGGGTCCCAGGAACGCGGCACCGTTGCCGCCGGCTGGGCTGGACGCATCATCGCGGTCCTGCTTCTGGCTGCCGTCATTGTGCCGCCTTACCTCCGGGGCGTCGCCCCCTCCCTGAGCCTGGTCCTGCTGGCCGCCCTGCTGTGCGGTTTCCTCTGGATGGGGGCAGGGGCCGCTGTTTCGAACGCCCGGGTGCGCCTGCGGCTGCCGCAGGTCAGCGCCGGCGCCCTGATGGAACCGGCCGTGTCCCTGCCCGGCGGAACACCCGTGTCGCAGGCCCTCCGGCTGGCGCGTGAGCATCCGTCAGCCACCCTGGTCATCACTGCCGCCACCGGCCAGCCCGAAGCCCTCGTGGACCGCGGAGCCCTGGCCTCCGTTCCCGCCGACCAGGCCGAACTGGTCCCGGTGAGTGCCGCCGCCCGCCCGCTGGCTGCCGGCGCCTATGTTCCCGAAGCCGCCGCCGGATCCGAACTCGTCCAGTACCTGGCCCAGCTGCAGGGCAGCGAATACGCCGTCATTGACCGCGACGGAACCGTGACCGGCCTCCTGCGCCAGGCCGCCGTCGTCGCCGCCGTAACCGGAAAACCCGCCCGCCCCGGACGCTGA